The Candidatus Nezhaarchaeota archaeon DNA window AACCACTTTTCAACGTCCTTCCTACAACACTCAAGTACTGCTACCAGTATAATAGCGCCAAAGATGATATCATATATGTTCCCTACGCCCATCCTGAAGTACACTATGTTGTAGTACTCAACAAAGAAGTAAATGCCGCTTGTGATCGTGAGCAAGACAAGAATTGAAGACAACGCTCTATTTAACAGCGGGCTCTTAAGGCCGAATAGTTTGTTGCGACCCATGAATGAGTGAAAGAGCAATATCATGCATGAAAACGCTAGGTACAGTATAACAGCTCTCTCCCTCTCGACGGTGAGGGTACCAGCGTACCATAAAACGTAGCATACTAAGAGTAGGCAGAGGGCAATGTAGAGGCCCTTTGAGAGGGTTCCTCTCTTTGCTAAAGCGCCACTCATGACGCCACCTCACTTAAGAGCCTTGAGAGGTTTGAAATAGTGAGGGGGGTGGGAGAAAATAAAAAATTTGTGGGGGGTTAGCGCTTACGGCTTAGCCACGAGTATCCCTAGCTTGTCAGGATCGTAGCCGTACTTCTTTAAGACCTCAGCAACACCTGGGTGTATAGTGGCTCCGAAGGTTGATTGCTTCTTAAAGCACTCAACACAGAACTCCAAGAACCACTCACCGTAGTTCTTAAAGGTTGCTATACCCGTTGCCTCTAGATCCTTCGCATTTATTATATGCGCTTCGAAGAACGCAGCAATGTGGTCCTTACTGAGATACTTGCTCCCAACAAGTCCGAAACCGACAGCAATAGTATCAAGGGAGGTCTCTCCAGTCCTCGTCTTCACGTTATAGGGGGTTAAATCCATCTTGAACTTTATGAGGTTTGGTGACTCGCTTAGTATCTTGTCAAGCTCGTCCTTTGATGGTGGAACTGCGACTAGTTTGTATCCGTATCTAGCAAAGGCGTCTGAGACCCATGAAGCGGGACCGCCTGGATCACCGTAGCCCCAAACAGCCTTGACCTTGCCCATGACTAGCAAGTCTGGTACAGCGGCGACGCCTGATGCATCGATATTGAGTATTTTGTCTAAATCTTCAGGCTTACAGTCAAACAGTATCGAGAAAGCTTCTCTAAAGACTTCGTGGCTTGCGTAGCCGGCTGGCGTTGCGTAGACTCCTATATCCTTACCGAGCTTCTTGAGATCACTCCAGCACGTGACCTTATCTCTCAAGTCCTCGGTTACGAACAGCGTGTATATCAGCGGGTATTGGTAGACTATGACCGTCATCTCATCGTATCTCTTTGCAACCATTTTTGCAGGGTCCCATCGCCCGGTCTTCGTGACGTACTGGTAGACTATGTTCATGGCTGTGTACCCTAGGTCACACCTTCCAGCGTCCCAAGCAGCATGTCCTGCAGCAGCTCCACCGACAACGCTTATCGTGATCTCAAAGTTCTCAGGATAAGCCCTCGTAAGCACATCAGCTATTGTGGCGTGGGCTATGTACCCAACAGAGCCTGGATCCGATGTGCCGATCACCCAAGAAACCTTCCCTGTAAGCTCGGGCTTTGTCGGCGTCGGTGGTGGTGCTGGAGCTGTTGGTGGAGCTAATGGAGTTACCACGTATGCAGCAACTGCCGCAACTATGACGATTACGGCTACTATAGCGGCCAATATTTTCTTATCAATCTTGGGCATCTTCTACCTCCATTCCTTATTACTAGAAAATCCTTACTCCTTAAAGTTCCTTACTCCTTATTACTAGACTAGAACTAGGGAATAAAAAGTTTAGCGTAAACGTCCTACGGAGAAAACTATGGTTGAGGTCTCGTTCATCAACGTCAATGATAGCGATTTGGTGAAGTTATGTTTCATTTATTTAGCTGCTCATTGTCGATAACTTCAATTAGCAAGCAACTTTGCCCTTTCTTTGCCCTGTGATTAGAGCTTCAATTGCATCTTTGCTTGAAGGTGTTTGTTAGTCTTGAGTTGCAAGTGTCAGGATAGATCATAAGTCTTCTTTAGGAGCAATGCGTCGCCTTCTATGTTTGGTGATTCACTTATTATCACTCCCTCGATTGAGTAGTTCTTCAGGGCCTTGGCGAGATCAACATACTTGAAATCGGATTCTTGGACGTTTAAATGTCTTATTTCTCCTTTCTCGCCGTATTCTATACCCGAGAAGTGCATGTGCATGTTCTTCAGGACGTCCTTGCCCAGCTCCTTCTCTAGATAATTGAGCAAACCCACAAACTCCTCATAGCTGTTGTACCTTCCCCTGCTCCTAGCGTGCATGTGAGCAAAGTCTATGCATGGCAGAACGTTTTCAACTTCCTGGCTAAGCTTCACAACCTCTTCTAAGCTTCCAAACTCTGCTAATCCACCAGAGGTTTCAGGTCTAATCCACACGTTTACTCCTTCATCGCTTAACGTCTTAGCTATAACCTTAAGGGCTCCCTTAACCCTCTCGTAGACCAGCTCTGCTGAGTCCTTGCCGTAGTAAGCTGGATGAAATACTATGGACCATCCGCCAACCTTGTAAGCAACTCTTGCTGTCTCAAGTATCCTGTTGATACTTGCTTCAACCTTAGCCTTCTCGGGAGAGTTCAGATTTATGTAGTAAGGTGCGTGTGCTGTTAGAACTACTTTAGCAGCTTCGCTAACGCTTCTAACCTTGTAGGCTAAGTCGTCGCTCATCTTGACCCCCCTAACGAACTCAAGCTCCATGGCATTGAGCCCCAACTCTCTAACTCTTAAAACGCCATTAACGCTCGTAGCAGGCTTTGGAGTACTTAGAGGTATACCAGCCGTTCCAAAAAGTAGCCCATTAATTACTTTTTTCAAAACCTCATTACCCTCCACTGAGTTTCTTATGTAAAGGGAATCTTTAACCCTTCTTGCTGTTAAGCTTATCCCAAACATTCCAGCCTTCACCGTACGAACATGATTTATGCGGATAAAACATGCCACCAGACATAATCTTAACAATCAAAGTATAATGTCTCAGCAGTGACTACAGTCATAATTAAGTTAGAGACCTATTACCAACAGAACTAAAGGTTTCGTTAAGGGCTAATAGTTGAAGTAGCAGCTTACGTTATCGCTATGACCTTATAAATGCTTTAACCCGAAATGTAGAGAAATGAGGAGGTCTTGGTGAGATGAGCTCATAAGTTTCATGCAACAGGTTCGTCTATCCTATAAGCAAGACCTTGGCATACTGCAACTAGAACGCCCTTAAAGTTCTTAACTACAATCCTATAGAGAGCCGTAGTGTCGCCGAGACTTTCCTCAAATGCCTCTGCTACCAGAGCTTCACCTACCTTGACCGGTCTTCGATAACTTATATTTAAGTTGAGGGCAAGAGCTTTCTTGTTATGTGAGTTACTTGCTGCTGCAAAGGCTACGTCAGCTAGTGACGCTATTAAGCCTCCATGCGCCATCCCATGAAAGTTCACCATTTCCTCTTTAACTGTTACTGATGCTCTTGAATAACCTTCTTTAACTTCAAGAACCTCTATTCCCAGTAGGTTTGCGTAGGGATCTCGATTAATTTTCTCACGTATCCTTTCAAGAATCTCTTCTCGACCACTCAAGACGTAAGCACCAGTATAGTTCATCTCTCTCCTCGCTTATCATTTTTATTAAGAGTCAATGATACTAGTATTAAATTATGTAGCTCTTAGAGCGCCAAGAACTTAGAACGTATGCTTCATGCAAAGGTAGGTGCTAAGAAATGGGAAAGTACACGAAGCAAGTCACTAAGAACTCAATTTAACGTACTCGTCGTGGGATCATGTTGTAGAGCTTGATAGCCCTCTCCTCTAGCTTCTCTACGTACACCTTCTTAAAGCCTATGTACATACCCCCAGGCTTTCCTCCAACCCAAGCATAGGTCTCTTCACCTACCTTAAGAAGGTCTTCAAGTAATATGCTCTTAACGACCATAATCCAAGTGCCCTCCTTAACCATAAAGCCCCCTTTGACGCCGACTATCTTCAGGAACCTTCCATCGTGAGGCTTCACGTACTTGTTTACGTCTGGATGCTCTATGTCAAGGTGCGTTACTCGAGCAAGCGAGTAGCCTTTAACGTGTATGTAAACGTCTACATCCCTCAAGGGCTCTCCGTTAACGTAAACTTGGGCATTGATCTTTAGCTTGCCCTCGCCTGGACCAGTCACAGCACTTCGACTTTACTACTCCTGCTAAAAATATGAGGCTTGCCATTAAAGAGCAATTACTTAGTAGGAGGCTTCTTAGAGACGAAGGGGTTGCCGATGATGTAGAACCTCAACTCTTGAGGAAGATCTCTTGAAACGCCTATCCTCTTGCTCCTGGCTATCCGACTTGGGCTTACCTTCACTCCTTCCTCAATCCATAATCCATGTTCTACCGTGTAAACAGGCTTTTTATGAAAGCTCTTGTCTATCATTAAAGCCCTAGTCAGCTTTCCAGGACCATTAGTGAGCGTGTAAACGTTTTTAGCGCCTATGTTGCTCATCATCACCTCTAAGCCTTCACAAGACTCCAATGCTCTTATGAGCACTGCTCCACCATCACCATCAGAGTGTGCGACCACGTTTAGAAGCCATTGACCATGGACTCCGTATACGAGCGTACGTCCTACTTCGCCGTAAAGTGTTTGGGCTAAATCGCCCTTCAAACTTTTGTAAGCTCTTGAGGCTGGGTCCCACTTACCATAGTAAGCCTCGGCTTCAACTATTATTCCAGAAAGCCTAGCTCCTTTGTACACCCTGACGAGTCTTTGACCTAAAAGCTCAGCAGCTACCACTGCAGGATCTCGTTGGTAAAAGTCTCTGCCTATTACCTTGCTCACACAGCCTATAGAGCTGTGCACGGTTTAATAATTGTCAGAATCGAATTAAGCTCTTAAGCTAGAATTCCAGCTTCTATAGCTTAAATGAAGCTAAAAGGTGCTGAACATGAGCAAAGAGCGTAACTCCATCGCTCACTAGCGAATGTATGGTTGCTGCATGTCAGTAGAACAATTTTTCTATGTAGCGCCAGCATACTAATGCAGCAAACTGGGAGTTGTAAGCATGAGTAGAAGGGTGATTGTTCAGGTACCGCTTCACCCAGTGTTCTTGCTGCTCTTTTTATTCCTAGCTCTTGCACCACTAATTTGGCTACTCTTCATACCGAGCGCCTTAGCTTACGCGTTTCAACCTCTAGGGTTAAATCAATCTGTCAGCTACGCCATAGCTCTCGTAATGGTATTACTATCGTTAACTTTGAGCTTCATAAACATAGCCATAGTGGAGGTACCGCGTCAAGTCCTTGTCCCAGACATAGAGTACGTCTGTTTCCTCGGAATACACTATCCAGTTCCAAGGCTTCGAGTTGTGACCTCCAAGACCTTGGTCGCTGTAAACGTTGGCGGAGCCGTCGTACCGCTTACCATATCATTCTTGATGATTGCCCTCATGTCGACGACGACCAAAGCTTTACAAGCTCTCTTAGTTGAGATTTTGACCATCTTTCTTGTATCTATAGTCTCTTACTCTTCTTCGAGGATTGTTCCGGGGGTTGGTATAGTTGTACCTGCTTTCATTCCTCCTCTGACAGCTGCGCTCTCAGCCACTATATCGACGAGCTTTACTGGGCTGGTGGAGCTGTCTCCTGCTATAGCCTACTCAGGAGCTGTTATCGGGGTACTCATAGGAGTAGATATAATGAACTTGGTTAAGCACTTTGATAGGCTCAGGTCTCCTCTTATTAGTATTGGCGGTGCTGGGACGTTCGATGGCATCTACTTGAGTGGCGTGATGGCTCTCTTCTTAACGTTGCTATTTGCCTAGCTCAATTACGTCACACTTTATACCTTAGAACTTCAATCCTCGAACTTGTTGAAAGCTTAAAGTTTATGCATCCAGGATCCGGTCCATCTATGTAACCCGTGTAGGCGTATGCTCTCGCCCTACAGCCGCCACACACGAACCTATATTGACACTTCCCACAAGGCTCTTGGAACGCATTTCTATCTCTCAGCTTTAGGAAAATAGGAGATTTGTTCCAGAGGTCTTCGAAATCATCATGTCTTAAGTTCCCAACCTTAATTGGCATGAAGACGCAAGGGACGAGGTCTCCATTGGGCTCTATTGCAGCGTAGATTCTGCCAGCTCCACATCCACCTATGAACTCCGCTAGCGCTAAGATCCCAGGATCGGATCCCATTGCAAAGTGTGTTGGAGCCACCGTGCAACCATGACTTTCTTGTAGCGCGACTCTAGCAAGTTGAGGAGCTGTTGACACTACCTCAAGCTTCCTGCTTGTAGCGAGCTTGTATATCGTCTTAAGGGCTTCCTCTCTCTCCTCGCAGGTTAGATCCCACTCTACTATGTCAGACCCTCTGCCAGTCGGAATGAAGTTGAAGAATATCACCCTCTTCACTCCTAGGTCTTCACATAGATCCACAACTTCCTCTATCTCATTGTAGTTCATTTTCGTTAAGGTCATGGCAACGCCAATTACGAGCCCCTCCTCAACACAGCTCCTTATACCCTTAACGGCCTTCTCCCATGCACCTGAGACCCCCCTAAAGCTATCATGCTTCCTCGGATTAGAGGAGTCCAGGCTTATCTCAACGTAGTTAACTCCTACTTCCTTTAACCTCTTGGCAAGCTCCCTCGTTATCATGGTTCCATTGGTCGCAACGGAGACGTACATCCCCTTCAAGGATGCTTCACGGGCTACTGTAAAGAAGTCTGGATGGATGAGGGGTTCACCGCCTGAGAAAGCTAGAGCTGCCACATAAGCTCTATCGAGCTGATCTAAAACTGCTAGCTTCTCACTTAATGTAAGCTCGTCTGGCAGATGCTTGTCGGCTCTCTGATAGCAATGTTTGCACCTCAAGTTGCACATGTTCGTGAAGTTCCATACCACTAAGAAGGGTGCTGGCAACTTTTGTGGAACGGTAATGCCGTATTCAGCTATCCCCTTGAGAACCAAGGCCAGCCCCCGTCTTACAGACGGGATCCTAACATACTCTCTAAAAACCTCAGAGTCCACGCGCATTATTCTAGTCATCGCGGATATCATGGATCTCAGGATCAAACCCTCAACCTTACACGTGCTCACGGGGATCTTAGTATCGCCAGCTATGTACTCTAAGACGTGCTCTAGCTTGCTTCTACGTCCATGAGGGCATGGAGATGACATGCGGTTTATGAGAGAGCGAGAAAGCCTGTTCCCAAGGACCAACTTAATAACTTGAAGTAAGCTCTTGACGCTCAAAAGCCTTCGCCAATTAAATGATCGAAGGTCAAGCTAAAAACTTTACTACATGCGCCTTAGTAAGATGCTCAATAGTTCCCATCAGAGGTCAAGGTTTTGTCAGCTGATAGAGACCCTTAGAGTTTCATAGGTATTTCGAGATTTCAATGATGTCGTTTAGCAGGGCGTAGCCAGTAGGCCTTCTTCCGGCTCCAGGACCTATAATTACGACATTCCCGAGAACGTCGGTTTCTATCTTTAAGGCGTTGAGGACTCCTGAGACTCCTGCTAAAACGTCAGTCATTGGCACTGGCCTTGGGGCTACCTTAGCTACAACGTTGTCTTCCTCCTTTTTTACTTCGACAAGGAGCTTTAGCCTATAACCTAGTTTAAGCGGGCTTAGCACTTCATTGAGACTTATACCCCTTATTCCCTTCCTCTCCACGTCTCTCAACTTTAGATCCCCATTCATTAGCGCATTGGCGAGAATTACAGCCTTTAATGCTGCATCCCATCCATCGACATCCAGCGTTGGGTCAGCTTCAGCATATCCGAGTTCTTGAGCTTTTCGTAGCGCCTCCTCGTAACTTGATCCTCCTTCCATCTCCGTCAATATGAAGTTGGTAGTTCCGTTCAATATTCCGACTATCCTCTTTACTTCAGTAGCAGTTAAGCAAGACCACTTTAAGTTAAAGGTTGGCGTGCCGCTCATGACTGTTCCCTCGAACTTTAATTGAACTCCTTTCGCTTTAGCTAAGCTCATCAACTCCCTATAGGCTAAGGCTATTGGGCCCTTATTCGTGGTGGCAACATGCTTTCCTAACCTTAATGCCTCTTTTATGTGCGTTAGACCGGGCTCCCCGGTCTCGATGTTGGTCCACGTGACCTCAATTACCACGTTTGACGACGTCTCTCTTATAGCCTCGAGACTTGTGAGGTCACGCCTTGCTGGTAGGTCATAGCTAGCCAAGGTCTTACCCGAATCTACGAGCTTTAAAGCCTTTGAGAGGTCTATCCCATTGTCGTTAACTATGGTGCCCCACTTTAAGTCACATATGCCCACTGTCTTAACCTCTAGATTAAACCTTGATTTAAGTATGGTCTCCTTCTCTAAGAGGAGCTCGGCGAGCCCTCTTCCAACGACGCCGAAGCCTATGAAGAGAAGGTTTAGCTTATTCATGGGCTCACCAAGAGGTCGAGGTCTCAAGCTTATTGACCAAGCTATATATTTATATTTGCTCTACTCAGCTAACAATTCATCGAACCATGCCAGCTAATGAGCAACACTTTTTAGCGCCATGTTGCAGGACTTACTAGGTGTGATGCTTGGTAGTTGTAAGCTCTAAGTTGGTGTACTCTAAGGTCAGAGAGAGCCCAAAGATAGCTAAGTTCTTTGGGATGTTAGAGGACGACTACGAAGTTCAATCATTGCTTAGAGTAGCCAACACCATGGCTGTTACAAGGTTGTTTTACAACGACCACGGCGTTATTCACTCTAGGATAGTAAGCGGCTCTGCGCTAGAGATACTGGACATCTTAATCGAGAGGGGGATCGTACCCACAATAGTGAGGGATGGAGAGGGCGATGTGGAGGACTCTAAGATAGTTATAATTGGTGGTGCATATTTACACGACATAGGAAATGCTATTCATAGAGAGGGGCATCACCTACATGGAGTTTATTTGGCCGATAGGATCTTAAGGAGGCTCTTGCTGAAGTTCTACGCTGACGACAAGCATAAGGCCATCGTTATGAAGCAAGAGATCCTTCATGTAATATTTTCTCACGACGAGAACACGGCCCCCCTAACAATTGAAGCTGGAGTGGTCAAAGTTGCTGATGGGACCGACATGGCTGAGGGTAGAGCTAGAGTACCATATAAGCTCGGTAAAAGTGATATTCACGCGTTCTCCGCCTTAGCGATCAAAAGAGTCGAGATAGATAAGGGTGAGGATAAACCGGTTAAGATAGTCGTTGACATGGATAATGAAGCTGGAATTTTTCAAGTCGAGCAAGTCTTAGGCGCTAAGATTAGGAGCTCGGGGATAGCTCATCTAATAGAGGTCCAAGCATTAAAGCGTGGAGAGCAACTTAAGACGTGGAGAGCAACTTAACTTATTGGTTAAGCTGCAAGGCTCCTCAACAAGATCTCTCCTTCTTAAGTGCAATTTTGCGGGTTGAGCAGTGGATTGTCCGGGTCAGCTGTCCCGGCCTTCACATCATGCCTCAGTGAAGGGGGACCTGAGCCATCATCCCCGCTCAAGTTATTATCTGTGCTAGGTGGATTAAATTAGCTTTAACTTAGCGTACTCCCTCCTTAAAGCATGCAATCACGGTTGTGGTCAGCTCTGCCGACGCATGTATCCCTCATCAGTGAGGGGTCTCTCGCATCGTCCCAAGACTAGATCCGTATCAGCTCGGTCAAAAGCCTACCTCTTCAAGGCGCTATGGACTGGGATGTGGATGTACTTGAAGTCGTTGAAGCTAGAAGAGCATAAAGGTGCCTTAAGGATAAGAGCTTCTAATGAGTTAAAGGGAAGTGCTAGATAATAAGCTGTAGTACACCTTTATTTAAAAGCAGGCAACCTTGGAAGTCGTTGCAGTAGTCGCTTGGCTACGTGAACAAGCTCCATTCTAGGGTTAAAGGGACTTATTAATTAAGCGAGATTAATGAGGAACCGGCTTCTTCACCTTAACACATCTAGCCCATATCCTACATCGTATTGTAGCGAGCATCCTCAATCTTGGTAATAAATGGAGCGACTTCTCGTAAAGGTGAAAATCTTATAAGTGGACTTCTTCTAGTAGCTAAGCGTCCACTTTGAGGTGACATGGTGTGCCCAAGATTGAGGAGCTGATAGGCGAGTTGGAGACTAAGGAGATCTCGACCTTAGAAGATCTCAAGGAGGTCTATGCGAAAACATACGCTCTCAAGACCATAGCCCTTACGGGGAAAACTCATCAAATATCCATGCCTGACGAGATATTCGCGATGCTTAAAGACTTCACTAAAAGATTAAAGAAGATGGGAGTTAAAGGGAAGATAAACGTCAATGACCTAACAATGTTGCTAGTGTTGATGGGTTACTCGAAAATAAGTAAAATTCTCAAGGGATCTGAGGGGGCTCCGTAAGGCTAATGGGTCCAAAAGGCGAGCTTTCACTACAAAATTTATAACAATTTAACAATTTATAATGCAGCTTTGTTTTCATCATTTAACCTTAACTCATCTTCGATCCTTCTCCTTAGCAAAAGTTCCAAGATTGGTTTTACATGTTCCCTGAGGTTGACTCACTATGCAATGCTCTTTATGTGATGAGGCCGGTACTTCGACTTAACGAAACACTTCTTGAACAGCTTAATTTTTTAATTTTGAGAGGTTTGGAGATGTGATCGGGAGGTTGATTGATGAGTAAAAGGGTATCCATTATTGCCTTAGCTTCCCCTGTCCATCCGCAAGTGCAGCGAGTGGCTGCCCTCAAGAGGTTCTTAAAGGTTATGGAGGATTCAGGGCTTGAAATTGACATGATCACTGAGCCCATATCATCAGTTGAAGAGGTATGGGCTGTTAAACACAAGATCCTCGACCTCGATAGACCACTACTCGTACTACATCTTACTGGTGGTACGTCTAAGCTAGCGGTTGAAGTGGCGAAGTGGTGCAATTCAACCATTACGCTCATTGCCCACAACGAGAGCAACTCGCTTCCATCAAGTTTAGAAGCTCGTGCTCGAATTAGACGTTTAGGGCTTGATGTTGAGCTCAAGCTCATCGACTCAATTAATGGTAAGCTTCAGGTCAAGAGCGAAGTCTATGACTTCAAAGGTTGCGTAGCTATCTTGGGTGAGGTATCTCCGAGGACCTTTGACATCAGTTGCCCAGCGATCATAGCACGAAGGCTCAAGGTCAAGGTTAAGCAATTGACGCAAGATGAGCTTGAAAGGTATCTTGAGAAGCATAGGCAGAGCGCTGAACTTGTCCATGAGTTCCTCTCGAGATTTAGAGGTAAGGTTGATGTACCAACACGAGAACTTCAATTAAGCTTAGCTTTGAAGGAAGCCGTGGGTGATGCTCTTGAGAAAGTCAAATGCGACGTGTTTACCATAGATTGCTTTGAGGTCATGAAGAGGATCCATGTCACCCCTTGCTTAGCTATATCCCTGCTTTCTGCGAATGAAATTTTAGGAGTATGTGAAGCAGATCTTCAGGCAGCAGCATGCATGATGTCGATGAGGGAGCTTACCCAACCATTCATGGGCAACATAGCGGCAGTGAAGGAAGAAGACACGTTGATATTAGCTCATTGCACTGCGCCAATTACATTAGCTTCCAGCGAAAGCGACGTGAAGCTGAAGAGCCACTTTGAGACTAACGAGAGCGTTGCCGTCGACGTGCCGATAAGACAGGGAATGGCAGTAATGGTCGGATGCGATCCTCAACTCAAAAGCGCCTACGTAGTCGAGTGTTATGTTGATGGAAGCCAGCTTGAGCTCAAGAACTTGTGTAGAACTCAAGTGGCCATCAAGTTGAAGTCTAAGACGTTAGACGTTTTATCTAAGTGGCCTAGTGGACATGCAGTCCTAGCGGTTCAAGTCAGTTTAGCAGAGGCTAAAAGGGTCCTCGCAGAAAAGGGATTTGAAGTCGTAGAGCTCTAAGAAACTCTCCTCCATGTTGAGCTTGCATCGTAGATGGTCTCTCTACGTTAAGCGATATCTCAGTCGAAGGAATAGTCGCGCTTTGAAATAAAAGGGAATAAAAAATTAAGGTCTGGAACTGTTCTTGCCCTGCTTCGATCTACTTCTTCCTCTCTAACGTTATCTCTATGGTAGAGACGTTTCTGGACTGCTCGCCTTCACCGACCTTCTCCGTCCCTATTTTGACGTCCGTTATGTCCACTTGGTTTATGAGGAACCTTGTCTTAACTATTTCAGCTGCATCGACGGCCTTCGATATAGCCCTTCCCCTAGCCTTTATTACGACCTTGTCAGCTCCTTGATTGAACTGTATTACTGTTGCAAGCACGTAATTCATGGTTGGTTTATTCCCGACGAGGACGACATTCTCTCCAGGTCTTGGTTTGCTCATTTCTCGCTACCTCCGAGTCGTTGACCTCTTGTGGTAGTCTGCTACTTCTATATTAGGTCAGTTTTAAACCCTTCGCTTAAGTTTAAATTATCAGAGCAAGTTATCTGAACAAGTCCTCTTCTGGAGACATTATAAGGTCCCTAATGGATGCCGACTCGTCTTTCTCGTACTTTAACCCTCTAACGATGGCTGCTGGAACACCCTCATCGGCTTGACCCATTACTAGCTCAGCTGCAGATGCCACCTCATCAGCTATAGCTATGAACTTAGACTTGAGGACATAGCCGAATAAGTCCCTCTCTCCCCTCCTATCCCTCAAAGGCTTTATCCCGGCCACGCCTATCGCCACGTTCACTTGACCCCTCCTGAAAGGCCTGCCATGAGTATCGCTGATTATTACCGCAACGTCGATCCTTTTCATTCTCTTAATAGCCTCTCTTATCTTAGACGCCTCTTCGTCGGGGTTTGGAGGTAAGATCACTGCACTTGAGCCTCCATCAACGTTCGAGATGTCTACTCCAGCATTAGCGCAAACGAAACCATGCCTAGTCTCGCATATTATGTGCTTGTTCTCAAGCTTGACTATCCTACTAGTCTCTCGAAGTATTATCTCTACAAGTTCTGGAGGCTTACCTAAGATCCTCGATATCTTAATTGCCTCCTCTGATGGCTTCACCTCACTTAGCTTAAACATGAGACCGCGAGCTTTCGAAACTATCTTCTGAGAGACTACGAGGACATCGCCATCGAGGAGTGGCGTTCCCTGCTTTTCCGCTGCTTCACAT harbors:
- a CDS encoding TAXI family TRAP transporter solute-binding subunit encodes the protein MPKIDKKILAAIVAVIVIVAAVAAYVVTPLAPPTAPAPPPTPTKPELTGKVSWVIGTSDPGSVGYIAHATIADVLTRAYPENFEITISVVGGAAAGHAAWDAGRCDLGYTAMNIVYQYVTKTGRWDPAKMVAKRYDEMTVIVYQYPLIYTLFVTEDLRDKVTCWSDLKKLGKDIGVYATPAGYASHEVFREAFSILFDCKPEDLDKILNIDASGVAAVPDLLVMGKVKAVWGYGDPGGPASWVSDAFARYGYKLVAVPPSKDELDKILSESPNLIKFKMDLTPYNVKTRTGETSLDTIAVGFGLVGSKYLSKDHIAAFFEAHIINAKDLEATGIATFKNYGEWFLEFCVECFKKQSTFGATIHPGVAEVLKKYGYDPDKLGILVAKP
- a CDS encoding TIM barrel protein — encoded protein: MFGISLTARRVKDSLYIRNSVEGNEVLKKVINGLLFGTAGIPLSTPKPATSVNGVLRVRELGLNAMELEFVRGVKMSDDLAYKVRSVSEAAKVVLTAHAPYYINLNSPEKAKVEASINRILETARVAYKVGGWSIVFHPAYYGKDSAELVYERVKGALKVIAKTLSDEGVNVWIRPETSGGLAEFGSLEEVVKLSQEVENVLPCIDFAHMHARSRGRYNSYEEFVGLLNYLEKELGKDVLKNMHMHFSGIEYGEKGEIRHLNVQESDFKYVDLAKALKNYSIEGVIISESPNIEGDALLLKKTYDLS
- a CDS encoding hotdog fold thioesterase; the protein is MNYTGAYVLSGREEILERIREKINRDPYANLLGIEVLEVKEGYSRASVTVKEEMVNFHGMAHGGLIASLADVAFAAASNSHNKKALALNLNISYRRPVKVGEALVAEAFEESLGDTTALYRIVVKNFKGVLVAVCQGLAYRIDEPVA
- a CDS encoding DNA-3-methyladenine glycosylase; protein product: MSKVIGRDFYQRDPAVVAAELLGQRLVRVYKGARLSGIIVEAEAYYGKWDPASRAYKSLKGDLAQTLYGEVGRTLVYGVHGQWLLNVVAHSDGDGGAVLIRALESCEGLEVMMSNIGAKNVYTLTNGPGKLTRALMIDKSFHKKPVYTVEHGLWIEEGVKVSPSRIARSKRIGVSRDLPQELRFYIIGNPFVSKKPPTK
- a CDS encoding DUF1614 domain-containing protein, with translation MSRRVIVQVPLHPVFLLLFLFLALAPLIWLLFIPSALAYAFQPLGLNQSVSYAIALVMVLLSLTLSFINIAIVEVPRQVLVPDIEYVCFLGIHYPVPRLRVVTSKTLVAVNVGGAVVPLTISFLMIALMSTTTKALQALLVEILTIFLVSIVSYSSSRIVPGVGIVVPAFIPPLTAALSATISTSFTGLVELSPAIAYSGAVIGVLIGVDIMNLVKHFDRLRSPLISIGGAGTFDGIYLSGVMALFLTLLFA
- a CDS encoding radical SAM protein; protein product: MSVKSLLQVIKLVLGNRLSRSLINRMSSPCPHGRRSKLEHVLEYIAGDTKIPVSTCKVEGLILRSMISAMTRIMRVDSEVFREYVRIPSVRRGLALVLKGIAEYGITVPQKLPAPFLVVWNFTNMCNLRCKHCYQRADKHLPDELTLSEKLAVLDQLDRAYVAALAFSGGEPLIHPDFFTVAREASLKGMYVSVATNGTMITRELAKRLKEVGVNYVEISLDSSNPRKHDSFRGVSGAWEKAVKGIRSCVEEGLVIGVAMTLTKMNYNEIEEVVDLCEDLGVKRVIFFNFIPTGRGSDIVEWDLTCEEREEALKTIYKLATSRKLEVVSTAPQLARVALQESHGCTVAPTHFAMGSDPGILALAEFIGGCGAGRIYAAIEPNGDLVPCVFMPIKVGNLRHDDFEDLWNKSPIFLKLRDRNAFQEPCGKCQYRFVCGGCRARAYAYTGYIDGPDPGCINFKLSTSSRIEVLRYKV
- a CDS encoding homoserine dehydrogenase, whose protein sequence is MNKLNLLFIGFGVVGRGLAELLLEKETILKSRFNLEVKTVGICDLKWGTIVNDNGIDLSKALKLVDSGKTLASYDLPARRDLTSLEAIRETSSNVVIEVTWTNIETGEPGLTHIKEALRLGKHVATTNKGPIALAYRELMSLAKAKGVQLKFEGTVMSGTPTFNLKWSCLTATEVKRIVGILNGTTNFILTEMEGGSSYEEALRKAQELGYAEADPTLDVDGWDAALKAVILANALMNGDLKLRDVERKGIRGISLNEVLSPLKLGYRLKLLVEVKKEEDNVVAKVAPRPVPMTDVLAGVSGVLNALKIETDVLGNVVIIGPGAGRRPTGYALLNDIIEISKYL
- a CDS encoding HD domain-containing protein — its product is MVVVSSKLVYSKVRESPKIAKFFGMLEDDYEVQSLLRVANTMAVTRLFYNDHGVIHSRIVSGSALEILDILIERGIVPTIVRDGEGDVEDSKIVIIGGAYLHDIGNAIHREGHHLHGVYLADRILRRLLLKFYADDKHKAIVMKQEILHVIFSHDENTAPLTIEAGVVKVADGTDMAEGRARVPYKLGKSDIHAFSALAIKRVEIDKGEDKPVKIVVDMDNEAGIFQVEQVLGAKIRSSGIAHLIEVQALKRGEQLKTWRAT
- the albA gene encoding DNA-binding protein Alba → MSKPRPGENVVLVGNKPTMNYVLATVIQFNQGADKVVIKARGRAISKAVDAAEIVKTRFLINQVDITDVKIGTEKVGEGEQSRNVSTIEITLERKK